One region of Paucibacter aquatile genomic DNA includes:
- the dnaA gene encoding chromosomal replication initiator protein DnaA has translation MQQDPGFDLWQRGCERLAAELPEQQFNTWIRPLPPAVVADGAGAEGLVVSLRVPNRFKLDWIRNQYAGRIESILSELAGKPARLELALAAREPLAPMSRSAAVSSPSSQPITVGQVLHNGLRPVSHPSASPAAPAAGPVVAGQPLAAAPQQAPSAAANLPPSASRHRINSALTFDNLVPGRANQMARTAALHVAGAPGQMYNPLFIYGGVGLGKTHLIHAVGNALLKDKPDARVLYLHAEQFISDVVKNYQRKTFDELKAKYHSLDLLLIDDVQFFAGKERTQEEFFNAFEALLAKRAHIIMTSDTYPKGLADIDERLTSRFDAGLTVAIEPPELEMRVAILIKKAEAEQTPMPEDVAFFIAKNVRANVRELEGALRKVLAYSRFSHKEINIQLAREALKDLLSIQNRQISVENIQKTVADFYKIKIADMYSKKRPASIARPRQIAMYLAKELTQKSLPEIGELFGGRDHTTVLHAVRKIGGERQKNTELNQQLHVLEQTLKG, from the coding sequence ATGCAGCAAGACCCGGGTTTCGACCTGTGGCAGCGCGGTTGCGAGAGGTTGGCCGCCGAGTTGCCCGAGCAACAATTCAACACCTGGATCCGGCCCTTGCCGCCCGCCGTGGTGGCCGATGGCGCGGGTGCCGAGGGCCTGGTCGTGTCCCTGCGGGTGCCCAACCGCTTCAAGCTGGACTGGATCCGCAACCAGTACGCCGGCCGCATCGAATCCATTCTCAGCGAACTCGCCGGCAAGCCCGCCCGCCTGGAGCTGGCCCTGGCTGCGCGTGAGCCGCTGGCGCCGATGAGCCGTTCGGCCGCGGTGAGCTCGCCGTCCAGCCAGCCCATCACCGTGGGCCAGGTGCTGCACAACGGCCTGCGCCCGGTCAGCCACCCTTCTGCCTCCCCCGCCGCCCCAGCTGCGGGCCCCGTGGTGGCTGGCCAGCCGCTTGCGGCCGCGCCGCAGCAGGCGCCTTCCGCCGCTGCCAACCTGCCGCCGAGCGCCAGCCGCCACCGCATCAACAGCGCGCTGACCTTCGACAACCTCGTGCCCGGCCGCGCCAACCAGATGGCGCGCACCGCCGCCCTGCACGTGGCTGGCGCCCCGGGCCAGATGTACAACCCGCTGTTCATCTACGGCGGTGTCGGCCTGGGCAAGACCCATTTGATCCACGCTGTGGGCAACGCCCTGCTCAAGGACAAGCCCGATGCGCGCGTGCTCTACCTGCACGCCGAGCAGTTCATCTCCGACGTGGTGAAGAATTACCAGCGCAAGACCTTTGACGAGCTCAAGGCCAAGTACCACTCACTCGACCTGCTGCTGATCGACGATGTGCAATTCTTCGCCGGCAAGGAGCGCACACAGGAGGAGTTCTTCAACGCCTTCGAAGCCCTGCTGGCCAAGCGCGCCCACATCATCATGACCAGCGACACCTACCCCAAGGGCCTGGCCGACATCGATGAGCGCCTGACCAGCCGTTTCGACGCCGGCCTGACGGTGGCCATCGAGCCGCCCGAGCTGGAGATGCGCGTCGCCATCCTGATCAAGAAGGCCGAGGCCGAACAAACGCCCATGCCCGAAGACGTGGCCTTCTTCATCGCCAAGAACGTGCGTGCCAATGTGCGCGAGCTGGAAGGCGCCCTGCGCAAGGTGCTGGCCTACAGCCGCTTCAGCCACAAGGAAATCAACATCCAGCTGGCGCGCGAGGCGCTGAAAGACCTGCTCTCGATCCAGAACCGCCAGATCTCGGTCGAGAACATCCAGAAGACGGTGGCCGATTTCTACAAGATCAAGATCGCCGACATGTACAGCAAGAAGCGCCCGGCCAGCATCGCCCGGCCGCGCCAGATCGCCATGTACCTGGCCAAGGAGCTGACGCAGAAGAGCCTGCCCGAGATCGGCGAGCTCTTTGGCGGCCGCGACCACACCACCGTGCTGCACGCCGTGCGCAAGATCGGTGGCGAGCGCCAGAAGAACACCGAGCTGAACCAGCAGCTCCACGTGCTCGAGCAGACCCTGAAGGGCTGA